The Listeria monocytogenes genome window below encodes:
- a CDS encoding penicillin-binding protein 1A, with product MADKPQTRSQYRNKQSSGSKKKPQKRGKRVVANIFKTIFFVGLFFAFFGIAAGATVFYDYAKDAPKLTDSKLRDPLSSKLLDKDGKVFAEVGTERREYIEYKDIPETLKNAILTTEDARFYEHDGIDPIRLGGAVIANFTDGFGAEGASTLSQQIIKMSYLDYTNKTLARKAQEAWLALQLEEKYSKNDILEIYVNKVYMSDRVHGMQTAAEHYFGKNLKDLTLAETALLAGMPQSPNNYNPYEHPEAAKKRRDQVLTNMYTHDKITKEEMTAAQKSSITTGLRSKKDREDKIYKYDSYVTQVLSEIPKEYDVYRDGLTIHTALDRDAQEYTEKMLNTNEIVNFTDDEMQAGIVLQDTKTGRVQAIGGGRNQKVTRGYNYATQVKRSVGSTMKPIADYGPAFEYLDWSTAHILEDEPYTYTGGTPINNWDFGYKGPISVRQALYQSRNIPALKTLQAVGLDKSEQFVNKLGITYDKGQNVESNAIGANSSNPMQMAGAYAAFGNKGIYNKPHTVTKIVLSDGQTEIDTEPQSTVAMKESTAYMVSDVLKDVLSIGTGTSAAVPGVPAAGKTGTTNIPPEFTSKYYYPSGAARDSWFAGYTTNYSIAVWTGYDDKKKYVSASEQKIAQRMFSKLMAHASAGKSTADFKMPSNVVSVPILKGSNPIARAAEGTASDKVSYELFLSGTAPTKTASTPEDEKKKAEEEAKKKAEEEKKKTDEEKKKEEEAKKKAEEEAKKKAEEEAKNLTAPAGLRASYNTGSKQINVSWSAVDGATYEVTVNGSTTTVSSTSVSVSGGNPGDTISINVVAVKDGKRSPASSTTVKIPDS from the coding sequence CCTAAACTGACCGACTCCAAGCTACGAGATCCACTTTCATCTAAATTACTTGATAAGGATGGAAAAGTTTTCGCAGAAGTTGGAACCGAACGGCGGGAATATATTGAATACAAAGATATACCGGAAACACTAAAAAATGCAATTCTTACAACTGAAGATGCGCGTTTTTACGAACATGATGGAATTGATCCCATTCGACTTGGTGGAGCAGTAATTGCCAATTTCACAGATGGTTTTGGGGCGGAAGGCGCAAGTACCCTTTCGCAGCAAATTATCAAGATGTCTTACTTAGACTACACAAACAAGACACTTGCAAGGAAAGCCCAAGAAGCATGGCTAGCACTTCAATTAGAAGAAAAGTATAGCAAAAATGACATCTTAGAAATTTATGTTAATAAAGTCTATATGTCTGACCGTGTCCACGGTATGCAAACTGCTGCCGAACATTATTTCGGTAAAAATTTGAAAGACCTTACGTTAGCGGAAACAGCTCTACTTGCTGGTATGCCGCAAAGTCCAAATAACTACAACCCTTATGAGCATCCAGAAGCAGCCAAAAAACGTCGTGATCAAGTTCTAACAAACATGTATACACACGATAAAATTACCAAAGAAGAAATGACTGCAGCTCAAAAATCTTCTATTACTACTGGGCTTCGCTCGAAAAAAGATCGTGAAGATAAAATTTACAAATACGATTCTTACGTAACACAAGTTTTAAGTGAAATTCCAAAAGAATATGATGTTTATCGTGATGGTTTAACTATTCATACTGCACTTGACCGTGATGCCCAAGAGTACACGGAGAAAATGCTTAATACGAACGAAATTGTGAACTTCACAGATGACGAAATGCAAGCCGGCATTGTCCTGCAAGATACAAAAACAGGACGTGTTCAAGCAATCGGTGGCGGACGTAATCAGAAAGTAACACGGGGTTATAACTATGCAACCCAAGTAAAACGTTCTGTTGGGTCAACCATGAAGCCAATTGCCGATTATGGCCCTGCTTTTGAATATTTAGATTGGTCCACTGCCCATATTTTAGAAGATGAGCCTTATACGTATACTGGTGGAACTCCTATTAATAACTGGGATTTCGGTTACAAAGGTCCAATTTCAGTAAGGCAGGCACTTTATCAATCGCGTAATATTCCAGCCCTAAAAACACTTCAAGCTGTTGGGCTAGATAAATCCGAGCAGTTTGTTAATAAACTTGGTATCACTTATGATAAAGGTCAAAACGTAGAATCCAATGCTATCGGAGCAAATAGTTCCAACCCAATGCAAATGGCTGGTGCTTATGCCGCATTCGGTAACAAAGGGATATACAATAAACCACATACTGTTACCAAAATTGTTTTATCAGATGGACAAACAGAAATTGATACAGAACCACAAAGTACAGTGGCAATGAAAGAATCCACTGCTTATATGGTTTCCGATGTCCTAAAAGATGTCCTATCTATCGGTACAGGTACATCAGCAGCCGTTCCAGGCGTCCCTGCTGCTGGTAAAACAGGTACAACAAACATTCCACCTGAATTCACTTCGAAGTACTACTACCCTAGTGGTGCCGCTCGTGACTCATGGTTCGCTGGATATACAACCAATTATTCGATTGCTGTATGGACCGGCTATGATGATAAGAAAAAATATGTTTCTGCAAGCGAACAAAAAATTGCGCAACGGATGTTCAGCAAGTTAATGGCTCATGCTTCTGCTGGTAAAAGTACTGCAGATTTCAAGATGCCTAGCAATGTCGTTTCCGTTCCAATTCTAAAAGGTAGTAACCCAATCGCACGCGCTGCTGAAGGCACTGCAAGCGATAAAGTAAGCTACGAATTATTCTTATCCGGAACCGCTCCAACCAAAACTGCTTCTACTCCAGAAGACGAGAAGAAAAAGGCTGAAGAGGAAGCGAAGAAAAAAGCGGAAGAAGAGAAGAAGAAAACAGATGAAGAGAAGAAAAAAGAAGAAGAAGCGAAGAAGAAAGCAGAAGAGGAAGCGAAGAAAAAGGCTGAAGAAGAAGCCAAAAATCTTACTGCCCCTGCCGGCTTAAGAGCAAGTTATAATACAGGTTCTAAACAAATCAATGTTTCTTGGTCTGCAGTAGATGGTGCTACTTATGAAGTCACAGTGAACGGCTCCACTACTACCGTATCTTCTACCTCTGTTTCCGTAAGTGGCGGTAATCCTGGAGACACTATTTCCATTAATGTCGTCGCCGTTAAAGATGGTAAGCGAAGCCCAGCCTCCTCTACCACCGTTAAAATTCCAGATAGTTAA
- a CDS encoding YpoC family protein yields the protein MAEFKYAVELTHPGFPAPDVILEEYDPESIYVSGLPFWQEQQFFTKGGGVIPWKNETERACRKLAKHMTNLAESMEADLKVHKKPSPVTVRDALGIFLSILFWSNHRPVQLDNLTEQIKTLETKPLNLDERLEYVLKRGNTYLGFRQLNELMLEQRKLIAKR from the coding sequence ATGGCTGAATTTAAATATGCAGTAGAACTAACACATCCTGGTTTCCCAGCACCGGACGTTATTTTAGAAGAATATGATCCAGAATCAATTTATGTAAGTGGCCTCCCTTTTTGGCAAGAACAACAGTTTTTTACTAAAGGTGGCGGAGTTATTCCATGGAAAAATGAAACAGAACGCGCATGTCGTAAATTAGCAAAACATATGACCAATTTGGCAGAAAGTATGGAAGCTGATTTGAAAGTGCATAAAAAGCCTTCTCCTGTAACAGTTAGAGATGCACTCGGTATTTTTTTATCCATTTTATTTTGGAGTAATCATCGCCCAGTACAGTTAGATAATTTGACGGAGCAAATTAAGACACTGGAAACAAAACCACTTAATTTAGACGAGCGGCTAGAGTATGTGTTAAAGCGAGGTAATACGTATTTAGGTTTTCGACAATTAAATGAATTAATGTTAGAACAACGTAAATTGATTGCGAAAAGATAA
- the nth gene encoding endonuclease III: protein MLSNKQTVLCIEEMAKMFPAAHCELVHKNTFELLVAVVLSAQCTDVLVNRVTASLFEKYHSPEDYLAVPLEELMDDIRSIGLYRNKAKNIQGLSEKILTEFNGEVPRTHGELESLPGVGRKTANVVLSVGFGIPAIAVDTHVERISKRLGICRWKDSVVEVEETLKRKLPKELWSDAHHYMIFFGRYHCKARNPECPTCPLLYLCREGKKQAKVRGFDG from the coding sequence TTGTTATCAAATAAACAAACTGTATTATGCATAGAAGAAATGGCCAAAATGTTTCCTGCAGCACACTGCGAACTAGTTCATAAAAATACGTTTGAATTACTGGTAGCTGTTGTATTATCAGCTCAGTGTACAGATGTGTTAGTCAATCGTGTGACTGCTTCTCTTTTTGAAAAATATCACTCTCCAGAAGATTATTTAGCAGTTCCACTAGAAGAATTGATGGATGACATTCGCTCCATTGGTTTATATCGTAATAAGGCAAAAAATATTCAAGGTCTATCGGAGAAAATTTTAACAGAATTTAATGGAGAGGTTCCACGGACGCATGGGGAACTAGAGAGCCTTCCTGGTGTAGGGAGAAAAACGGCCAATGTCGTTTTATCGGTTGGCTTCGGAATTCCAGCAATTGCTGTAGACACGCATGTAGAGCGTATTAGTAAGCGTTTAGGGATTTGTAGATGGAAAGATTCTGTCGTAGAAGTAGAAGAAACGTTGAAAAGAAAATTACCAAAAGAGCTTTGGTCAGATGCTCACCACTATATGATTTTCTTTGGACGATATCATTGTAAGGCAAGAAACCCAGAATGCCCGACCTGTCCTTTACTTTATTTATGTAGAGAAGGAAAAAAACAAGCGAAAGTGAGGGGATTCGATGGCTGA
- a CDS encoding DnaD domain-containing protein, which produces MNPKILEKWMAEGQVTLPQVLVKNYATIGLNEIELVLLLQIQSFAAEAEFFPSMEMLTNRTTLPLEETIKTMDSLLKKGVIAIEQSQDNSRMISEQYNLAPLWGKLVALYENKEADSKQEKELTKQTNLYSLFEAEFGRPLSPMEAEMLSAWVEQDRTSPDLIKEALKEAVISQKLNFRYIDRILLNWSKQGVKTIEDAKRVAEEFHQNGRTSQPINQTEVKKSAGSIPLYDWLEKRKG; this is translated from the coding sequence ATGAATCCAAAAATTCTTGAAAAATGGATGGCGGAAGGACAAGTGACATTGCCGCAAGTGCTAGTGAAAAACTATGCAACCATTGGTTTAAACGAAATAGAACTGGTACTTTTACTTCAAATTCAATCCTTCGCAGCAGAGGCAGAATTTTTCCCGTCGATGGAAATGTTAACGAATAGAACCACACTTCCGCTCGAAGAAACCATTAAAACGATGGATTCGCTCTTGAAAAAAGGAGTGATTGCTATCGAACAAAGCCAAGATAATTCACGAATGATTTCCGAACAATATAATTTAGCGCCACTATGGGGCAAATTAGTCGCTTTATATGAAAATAAAGAAGCTGATAGTAAGCAGGAAAAAGAGTTAACGAAACAAACCAATTTATATAGTTTATTCGAAGCTGAGTTTGGCAGACCACTTTCTCCAATGGAAGCGGAAATGCTATCTGCATGGGTGGAGCAAGATAGGACGAGCCCAGATTTAATCAAAGAAGCTCTAAAAGAAGCGGTTATTTCGCAAAAATTGAATTTCCGCTATATTGATAGAATTCTGCTTAATTGGTCGAAACAAGGTGTTAAGACAATAGAAGATGCTAAACGTGTAGCAGAAGAATTTCATCAAAATGGTCGCACAAGTCAACCAATTAACCAAACAGAAGTGAAAAAAAGCGCAGGCTCGATTCCTTTATACGACTGGCTTGAAAAAAGAAAAGGGTGA
- the asnS gene encoding asparagine--tRNA ligase: MKITINQASEFVGKEVTIGAWLANKRSSGKIAFLQLRDGTGFMQGVVVKAEVGDDIFATAKALTQETSLFVTGIINEDTRSPFGYEMAVSGVEVISESHDYPITPKEHGTEFLMDHRHLWLRSNRQHAIMKIRNEIIRASYEFFNKEGFLKIDPPILTGSAPEGTTELFHTKYFEEDAFLSQSGQLYMEAAAMAFGKVFSFGPTFRAEKSKTRRHLIEFWMIEPEMAFYKLEDSLQVQENYVAFLVKAVLDNCRLELDRLGRDVSHLEKMVAPFPRITYTEAIERLHELGFDDIVWGDDFGAPHETAIADSFEKPVFITHYPKAIKPFYMPEDPENDQVVLCADMIAPEGYGEIIGGSERIHDLETLQARMEDFDLDQEAYSWYLDLARYGSVPHSGFGLGLERTVAWISGTEHVRETIPFPRLLNRLYP; the protein is encoded by the coding sequence GTGAAAATTACAATCAATCAAGCATCCGAATTTGTCGGAAAAGAAGTAACAATTGGAGCGTGGCTTGCGAATAAGCGTTCAAGTGGTAAAATTGCTTTCTTACAATTACGTGATGGGACAGGATTTATGCAAGGCGTTGTCGTAAAAGCAGAAGTTGGCGATGATATTTTTGCAACTGCTAAAGCTTTAACGCAAGAAACAAGTTTATTTGTAACAGGGATTATTAATGAAGATACTCGTTCACCATTTGGGTATGAAATGGCTGTATCTGGTGTGGAAGTAATTAGCGAGTCACATGATTATCCGATTACACCGAAAGAGCACGGCACGGAATTTTTAATGGACCACCGTCATTTATGGCTACGTTCTAATCGTCAACACGCGATTATGAAAATCCGTAACGAAATTATCCGCGCTAGCTATGAATTTTTCAATAAAGAAGGATTCCTAAAAATCGATCCACCAATCTTAACTGGCAGTGCACCAGAAGGAACAACCGAACTTTTCCATACGAAATATTTTGAAGAAGATGCTTTCCTTTCTCAAAGTGGGCAATTATACATGGAAGCTGCAGCTATGGCTTTCGGTAAAGTATTCTCATTCGGTCCAACTTTCCGTGCTGAAAAATCAAAAACACGCCGTCACTTAATTGAATTCTGGATGATTGAACCAGAAATGGCGTTTTACAAATTAGAAGATAGCTTACAAGTACAAGAAAACTATGTAGCTTTCCTAGTAAAAGCAGTACTTGATAACTGTCGCTTAGAACTAGATCGTCTTGGTCGTGATGTGAGTCATTTAGAAAAAATGGTTGCACCGTTCCCACGTATTACTTATACAGAAGCGATTGAACGTTTACACGAATTAGGCTTTGATGATATTGTTTGGGGAGATGACTTCGGGGCACCACATGAAACAGCAATTGCAGACAGCTTCGAAAAACCAGTTTTCATTACACATTATCCAAAAGCAATTAAACCGTTTTATATGCCGGAAGATCCAGAAAACGATCAAGTGGTTTTATGTGCTGATATGATTGCTCCAGAAGGTTACGGAGAAATTATCGGCGGATCAGAACGTATTCACGATTTAGAAACACTTCAAGCGAGAATGGAAGATTTTGACTTGGATCAAGAAGCCTATAGTTGGTACCTTGACTTAGCTCGTTATGGCTCCGTACCACATTCTGGTTTCGGACTTGGATTAGAACGTACAGTTGCTTGGATTTCAGGTACAGAACATGTACGCGAAACCATTCCGTTCCCACGTTTGTTAAATCGTCTATATCCATAA
- a CDS encoding pyridoxal phosphate-dependent aminotransferase, whose product MDLPLSKRVKGVAPSPTLAITAKAKQMKQEGIDVIGLGAGEPDFNTPQNIIDAAIESMNKGFTKYTPSSGIIELKQAIVDKLQKDQFLHYDTSQIFVGTGAKHVLYSAFQTILDPGDEVIIPVPYWVTYPEQVKLAGGIPVFVETSFDADFKISAANFEKAITKKTKAIVLNSPNNPSGMCYTKEELIAIGEVAEKHQIYILSDEIYEKLYYGNKADLVSIASLSDRLYDLTIVINGVSKAYSMTGWRIGYAAANKEIIAGMSKLADHLTSNPTANAQYAALEAYVGSQEVPEKMYQAFEERMERFYPELSSIPGFKPKKPDGAFYFFIEVKEAAHKKGFQDVDAFVAALLEEAKVAVIPGSGFGMPDYIRLSYATNPDLFQEAINRIKSFMK is encoded by the coding sequence ATGGACTTACCGTTATCAAAACGTGTCAAAGGAGTAGCCCCGTCGCCTACACTTGCGATTACGGCTAAAGCAAAACAAATGAAACAAGAAGGAATTGATGTCATCGGCTTAGGTGCTGGGGAACCAGACTTCAACACCCCGCAGAACATTATTGATGCCGCAATTGAGTCCATGAACAAAGGATTCACCAAATATACTCCTTCAAGTGGAATCATCGAGCTAAAACAAGCGATTGTTGATAAGCTCCAAAAAGATCAGTTCTTACACTACGATACGAGCCAAATTTTTGTGGGTACAGGAGCTAAACATGTGCTATACTCTGCATTTCAAACGATTTTAGATCCAGGCGATGAAGTCATTATTCCGGTTCCATATTGGGTAACATATCCCGAACAAGTCAAATTAGCAGGTGGTATTCCTGTTTTTGTAGAAACTAGTTTTGACGCGGATTTCAAAATTTCTGCAGCGAATTTTGAAAAAGCTATCACGAAAAAAACAAAAGCAATCGTTTTAAATTCACCCAATAACCCTTCTGGTATGTGCTATACAAAAGAGGAGCTTATTGCTATTGGTGAAGTTGCTGAAAAACATCAGATTTACATTTTATCTGATGAAATATACGAAAAATTATACTACGGGAACAAAGCCGATTTAGTCTCTATCGCGAGTTTGAGTGATCGTTTGTATGATTTAACCATTGTTATTAATGGTGTTTCTAAAGCATATTCAATGACAGGCTGGCGTATTGGTTACGCAGCTGCAAATAAAGAAATCATTGCTGGAATGAGTAAGTTAGCGGATCATTTAACAAGTAATCCAACCGCTAATGCCCAGTATGCTGCACTAGAAGCATACGTTGGTAGCCAAGAAGTTCCAGAAAAAATGTACCAAGCTTTTGAAGAACGAATGGAACGCTTTTATCCAGAACTAAGTAGCATTCCAGGTTTTAAACCGAAAAAACCAGATGGCGCCTTTTATTTCTTTATTGAAGTAAAAGAAGCGGCACATAAAAAAGGTTTTCAGGATGTAGATGCTTTTGTAGCAGCTCTTTTAGAAGAAGCGAAAGTAGCCGTCATTCCAGGCTCAGGATTCGGAATGCCCGATTATATACGCCTTTCTTATGCAACAAATCCAGACTTATTCCAAGAAGCTATAAATCGAATCAAAAGTTTTATGAAATAG
- a CDS encoding DUF5590 domain-containing protein encodes MYLCENENAYRRSNSGNLEIEMSEITLRNRKPKRKIGKWIAIILGIIIVLIVATFLYIRYAEKPVTNAETEALDRISGQVDLKTTDQFYLYNGPKEVYYVLTGKNSKNQNIIVWVPKKKSDKVYVKFASDGITKQQALDKVTKEKNPKKILHVNLGMEKETPIWEVAYLDKNDKLNYFDINFETGEWYREIENL; translated from the coding sequence ATGTATCTATGCGAAAATGAAAATGCATATCGCCGGTCGAATTCCGGTAATTTAGAAATAGAAATGAGCGAGATTACTTTGCGAAATAGAAAACCTAAGCGTAAGATTGGCAAATGGATAGCGATTATTCTCGGCATAATTATTGTGCTTATCGTGGCAACTTTTCTGTACATCAGATATGCAGAAAAACCAGTAACCAATGCAGAAACAGAAGCCTTAGATCGAATAAGTGGCCAAGTTGATTTAAAAACAACAGATCAATTTTATCTATACAATGGTCCAAAAGAAGTGTACTACGTATTGACTGGTAAGAATAGTAAGAATCAAAATATTATTGTTTGGGTCCCAAAGAAAAAATCCGATAAAGTCTATGTTAAATTCGCATCTGATGGCATTACAAAACAACAAGCACTCGATAAAGTCACAAAAGAAAAGAATCCAAAGAAAATTTTACATGTGAATTTAGGCATGGAAAAAGAAACGCCTATTTGGGAAGTTGCTTACTTAGATAAGAATGACAAGCTAAACTACTTTGACATTAACTTTGAGACAGGTGAATGGTACAGAGAGATTGAAAACTTGTAA
- the dinG gene encoding ATP-dependent DNA helicase DinG — translation MKQKRYIVVDLETTGNQASREDRIIQFAACFVESGKRLETYTTFLNPEKPIPAFIQELTGISPKDVKNAPLFEDVAPIIAGLLEDTIFVAHNVSFDWTFLEREMTRAGISLGKMKKLDTVELARIMYPGIDSYKLQDLSDEFNLGHDKPHRADSDAEVTADLLLLLLKKLENLPLPVIRQMTTISGSLKSYLPELLFEIEMRKERENKLLDPAFVEHRGLVIRKKEIEKPTYSRADLLEFPETDEAKMALFKKAGAPLYARSGQFEMMNLVFQAMKSGKHALIEAGTGIGKSLGYFLPAIYQAKQAELPVVISTYTNLLQAQLFEKDVPLLTKLTGFKVKASLLKGRDHYLNLFKFEQLLQEVDTQYDVVVTKLKLLVWLTETTTGDIDEVNLSSGGELFWNRMKHTGWFLSEKHDPWLAHDFYKFNIKQAKNADLVIVNHALLLNDHFSGRETLPKYAFAVIDEAHHFADSARMQGSFVLSYRKIKYFLNQLGSLEKYSLLTRLAMAFPEADSLYDLDIAAMKLSDAVEEFFGLLKMQLNFARKNLQEVVLVENSEKDAWNDQVYYAAEKVLYLLKESEKNMETLLEQGKQEENELGEAESAFLEEMYAFLLDWQNMVKQLEQMLHKKSPILTIYLQADKNHSISSIRLKAVLMEVEPTLGKEFFAKKESVIMTSATLTVKGKFDYLRKSLGLEEEQIMEKRIPSPFDYKENARVMIPDDMPPIKDTPIERYTAELAKYIRHIAVKTNGRMLVLFTASDMLQKTYYHMKKEKSLEEYVLLAQGVSAGSAARLTKQFQMFDKAILLGTTSFWEGIDIPGEDLSCLVIVRLPFAPMDDPYTKAQISLRKERGENAFQTYSLPEAVLRFKQGFGRLIRRESDRGIVFVFDNRVDTTKFGKAFLESIPSAPILKGKQADLLEEVSEFFKEG, via the coding sequence ATGAAACAGAAACGCTATATAGTCGTCGATTTAGAAACAACAGGAAATCAAGCTTCACGAGAGGACCGGATTATCCAGTTCGCTGCTTGCTTTGTTGAATCAGGAAAACGTCTGGAAACCTACACAACATTTTTAAATCCAGAAAAACCAATCCCTGCTTTTATTCAAGAATTAACGGGAATCTCCCCAAAAGACGTTAAAAATGCACCATTGTTTGAAGATGTAGCGCCAATTATCGCGGGGTTACTCGAAGATACTATCTTTGTGGCACATAATGTGTCATTTGACTGGACATTTTTAGAACGAGAAATGACACGTGCAGGAATTTCACTTGGTAAAATGAAAAAACTCGATACTGTGGAATTAGCTAGAATTATGTATCCGGGCATCGATAGTTATAAACTCCAAGACTTATCCGACGAATTTAATCTTGGACACGATAAACCACACCGTGCGGATAGCGATGCGGAAGTAACAGCAGATTTATTACTACTTCTGTTAAAGAAGCTAGAAAACTTACCACTACCTGTCATCCGTCAAATGACAACCATTTCTGGCAGCCTAAAAAGCTATTTACCTGAACTGTTATTTGAAATAGAAATGCGAAAAGAACGAGAAAACAAACTACTTGATCCTGCTTTTGTAGAACATCGTGGTCTTGTTATTCGCAAAAAAGAAATTGAAAAGCCCACATATAGTAGAGCAGATTTACTTGAATTTCCTGAAACGGACGAAGCTAAAATGGCACTATTCAAAAAAGCTGGAGCCCCACTTTATGCAAGAAGTGGTCAATTTGAAATGATGAATTTAGTTTTCCAAGCGATGAAATCAGGGAAGCATGCTTTGATTGAAGCGGGAACAGGGATTGGGAAATCGTTAGGCTACTTTTTGCCTGCTATTTACCAAGCGAAACAAGCCGAATTACCGGTAGTTATTAGTACATACACCAATTTGCTTCAAGCGCAATTGTTCGAAAAAGATGTGCCACTTTTAACGAAATTAACAGGATTCAAAGTGAAAGCAAGCTTACTAAAAGGGCGCGATCATTATTTGAATTTGTTTAAGTTTGAGCAGTTGCTTCAAGAAGTCGATACACAATACGATGTAGTTGTGACAAAGCTCAAATTACTCGTATGGCTAACGGAAACAACGACTGGTGATATTGATGAAGTGAACTTATCTAGCGGCGGGGAATTATTCTGGAATCGGATGAAGCACACAGGCTGGTTTTTATCTGAAAAACATGATCCTTGGCTCGCACATGATTTCTATAAATTCAACATCAAGCAAGCCAAAAATGCAGATTTAGTCATTGTGAATCACGCACTACTTTTAAATGACCATTTTTCGGGAAGAGAAACATTGCCTAAGTATGCTTTTGCAGTAATTGATGAGGCCCATCATTTTGCGGATAGTGCTCGTATGCAAGGAAGTTTTGTTCTGTCTTACCGAAAAATAAAATATTTTTTAAATCAGCTAGGCTCATTAGAAAAATATTCCCTTCTCACGAGGCTTGCAATGGCCTTTCCAGAAGCAGATAGTTTATATGATTTAGATATTGCGGCAATGAAGTTAAGTGATGCAGTGGAAGAATTTTTTGGTCTTCTGAAAATGCAGTTAAACTTCGCACGTAAAAATTTACAAGAAGTTGTCTTAGTAGAAAACAGTGAAAAAGATGCTTGGAATGACCAGGTTTATTACGCTGCTGAAAAAGTATTATATTTGCTGAAAGAGTCCGAAAAAAATATGGAAACATTGTTAGAACAAGGGAAACAAGAAGAAAATGAACTAGGTGAGGCAGAAAGTGCCTTTTTAGAAGAAATGTATGCCTTTTTACTTGATTGGCAGAATATGGTGAAGCAGTTGGAGCAAATGCTGCATAAAAAATCGCCTATTTTGACCATTTATTTACAAGCTGACAAAAATCATTCTATTTCTAGCATTCGTCTAAAAGCTGTCTTGATGGAAGTGGAGCCTACGCTAGGAAAAGAATTTTTTGCCAAAAAAGAAAGTGTCATCATGACTTCCGCAACTTTAACGGTAAAAGGGAAATTTGATTATTTACGAAAAAGTCTCGGTCTGGAAGAAGAACAAATCATGGAAAAACGCATTCCTTCGCCCTTTGATTATAAAGAAAATGCGCGAGTGATGATTCCAGATGATATGCCGCCAATTAAAGATACGCCAATTGAGCGATACACCGCGGAACTTGCAAAATATATTCGCCACATAGCAGTGAAAACGAATGGACGGATGCTCGTTCTTTTCACCGCCTCTGATATGTTACAAAAAACGTATTATCACATGAAAAAGGAGAAATCCTTAGAAGAGTATGTCCTTCTAGCGCAAGGCGTTTCGGCGGGAAGTGCGGCACGACTAACAAAACAGTTTCAAATGTTTGATAAGGCCATTTTACTTGGGACAACAAGTTTTTGGGAAGGAATTGATATCCCAGGAGAAGATTTGTCTTGTTTAGTCATTGTTAGATTACCATTCGCACCGATGGATGATCCTTATACGAAAGCACAAATATCCCTTCGCAAAGAACGCGGGGAGAATGCCTTCCAAACCTATTCTTTACCGGAAGCTGTCCTGCGATTTAAGCAAGGTTTTGGTCGGTTAATTAGAAGAGAATCTGACCGTGGAATTGTATTTGTTTTTGACAACCGAGTCGATACGACAAAATTTGGAAAAGCATTTTTGGAATCAATCCCAAGTGCACCAATTTTAAAAGGGAAACAGGCTGATTTATTAGAGGAAGTGAGTGAATTCTTTAAGGAAGGTTAA
- the panD gene encoding aspartate 1-decarboxylase, whose amino-acid sequence MFRTMMNGKIHRATVTEANLNYVGSITIDSAILEAVDMLPNEKVQIVNNNNGARIETYIIPGEPGSGVICLNGAAARHVQVGDVVIIMSYGMFTAEEAKTHEPKIVVLDEKNHIEMILPEEKAHTTL is encoded by the coding sequence ATGTTTAGAACAATGATGAATGGCAAAATTCACCGAGCGACTGTAACAGAAGCCAATCTGAATTATGTAGGAAGTATTACGATTGATTCTGCTATTTTAGAGGCGGTAGATATGCTTCCAAATGAAAAAGTTCAAATTGTAAATAACAATAATGGTGCAAGAATTGAAACCTATATCATCCCAGGTGAGCCGGGAAGTGGTGTGATTTGTCTAAATGGAGCTGCGGCTAGACATGTTCAAGTTGGTGATGTGGTCATCATTATGAGCTATGGAATGTTTACGGCAGAAGAAGCCAAAACTCATGAACCCAAAATAGTCGTTCTAGATGAAAAAAATCATATTGAAATGATTCTTCCAGAAGAAAAAGCGCATACGACTTTATAA